From Candidatus Binatia bacterium, one genomic window encodes:
- a CDS encoding ribonuclease J encodes MDANAVGDNGGATGTLRIVPLGGLGEIGLNCLLIEYNGFAIGIDCGLMFPEMHMLGIDLVIPDLSYLDSLGERFLGFVITHGHEDHIGALRYVLREIDVPVYAPPLAVGLLTEKLREYDLAGRARLEVFRPRRPWQMGPFGIEAVQMTHSIVDAVALAITTPLGTIIHSGDFKLDQTPIDGVTSDLQGLAEYAARGVLLLLSDSTNADRPGYTPSERQVHSGLDRIFGDAGGKVIFSTFSSHVHRLSQVLDLSQRYGRRVVTLGRSINTSIRIAEQLGYLEFPPSLFAEVSDLRQLPAGAVTLLVAGSQGEPLSALMRMAVGDHGQARVDPGDVVVLSSRIIPGNEKPIGSLINHMYRRGATVCHAGSAPVHVSGHASQEELKLLLTLVRPRYFVPIHGEYRQLVEHRGLAQSVGIPAERTFLLEDGQVLQIDGGGAAVVEPVHAGRVFVDGKGVGDVEDVVLRDRRHLSSDGLVLAILAIDQQSGEVIQGPDLVTRGFIPEQDTQEYIQRARTVVLDALAELTAESRADSLEVKEEVRKALKRFFTKTLERRPVIVPFVMEM; translated from the coding sequence ATGGACGCTAACGCGGTCGGCGACAACGGCGGCGCCACGGGAACGCTGCGGATCGTTCCGCTCGGCGGCCTCGGCGAGATCGGGCTCAACTGCCTGCTCATCGAATACAACGGCTTCGCGATCGGCATCGATTGCGGGTTGATGTTTCCCGAGATGCACATGCTCGGCATCGACCTGGTGATTCCCGATCTCAGCTATCTGGACAGCCTGGGGGAGCGTTTCCTCGGCTTCGTGATCACTCATGGCCACGAGGATCACATCGGTGCCTTGCGGTACGTACTGCGCGAGATCGACGTGCCGGTGTACGCGCCGCCTCTGGCCGTGGGGTTGCTCACCGAGAAGCTGCGCGAGTACGACCTTGCCGGACGCGCGCGCCTCGAGGTCTTCCGACCCCGCCGGCCGTGGCAAATGGGTCCCTTCGGCATCGAAGCGGTCCAGATGACGCACTCGATCGTCGATGCCGTTGCCCTGGCGATCACGACCCCGCTGGGGACGATCATTCATAGCGGCGACTTCAAGCTCGACCAGACACCGATCGACGGAGTGACGTCGGATCTGCAGGGGCTTGCCGAGTACGCCGCGCGGGGAGTGCTCCTGCTTCTCTCCGATTCGACCAACGCCGATCGCCCCGGCTACACCCCCTCGGAACGTCAGGTGCACAGCGGCCTCGACCGCATCTTCGGCGACGCCGGGGGCAAGGTGATCTTCTCCACATTCTCGTCGCACGTGCACCGGCTCTCCCAGGTACTGGACCTGTCCCAGCGTTACGGGCGCCGTGTGGTCACCCTCGGGCGCAGCATCAACACCAGCATCCGCATCGCCGAGCAACTCGGCTACCTCGAGTTCCCCCCGTCGCTGTTCGCCGAGGTGAGCGATCTCAGGCAGTTGCCTGCCGGCGCCGTGACCTTGCTCGTGGCGGGTAGCCAGGGCGAGCCGCTCTCGGCGCTGATGCGCATGGCCGTGGGCGACCACGGACAGGCACGCGTCGATCCCGGCGACGTCGTCGTGCTGTCGTCGCGCATCATCCCGGGAAACGAGAAGCCCATCGGCAGTCTCATCAACCACATGTATCGCCGCGGGGCGACCGTGTGCCATGCCGGCAGCGCGCCCGTGCACGTTTCCGGACACGCCAGTCAGGAAGAGCTCAAACTGCTGTTGACGCTGGTGCGTCCCCGGTATTTCGTGCCGATCCATGGCGAGTATCGCCAACTGGTCGAGCACCGCGGCCTGGCGCAGTCCGTGGGCATACCCGCCGAACGGACTTTTCTCCTCGAAGACGGCCAGGTGCTGCAGATCGACGGCGGCGGGGCGGCGGTGGTCGAACCGGTGCACGCGGGTCGGGTGTTTGTCGACGGAAAGGGCGTGGGCGACGTCGAGGATGTCGTCCTGCGCGACCGCCGCCACCTGTCCTCCGACGGCCTGGTCCTCGCCATCCTGGCCATCGATCAGCAAAGCGGCGAGGTCATTCAGGGACCGGACCTCGTTACGCGGGGGTTCATTCCGGAGCAGGACACCCAGGAATACATCCAGCGGGCACGCACGGTGGTTCTCGATGCGCTCGCCGAACTCACGGCGGAATCGCGCGCGGACTCGCTCGAAGTCAAGGAAGAGGTGCGCAAAGCGCTCAAGCGGTTCTTCACCAAGACCCTGGAGCGTCGTCCGGTGATCGTGCCGTTCGTCATGGAGATGTGA
- a CDS encoding DNA translocase FtsK 4TM domain-containing protein, which produces MGARSGAAVRPVEEPGSAQRLNEVAGVVVFALAAFALLSLLSFQAGQPRANLGGPIGYGIGSLLMPALGRAAFLLPVYLVALGWRLLRSGFAELSIVRLAAACTALGSVAVTLGLLNPTAEVIRAGGWFGGFVATILREGFGAVGAVVVTGASCVLSFMFSTRWTLQAGASALTVRARAAVDRLRGSGSDGEPPASAPERSAANRKRSPTGKGTAPLIVLRDAPEPLPSSRTTRESPQPSLPFAGDGDYDLPPLSLLDEPKHSGVRIEEETLRKSSEILEAKLANFGIEGRVVAVRPGPVITTFEIEPAPGVKVNRITNLQDDLAMALRAVGVRILAPVPGKAVVGIEVANKDREHVFLTEILESEPFAHSASKLTLALGKDSAGNPVVADLARMPHLLMAGATGTGKSVSINAMIMSVLFKATPRDVRFVLIDLKMLELSLYEDLPHLLVPVVTDPKKAVIVLKNLVEQMDERYRLLKEKGVRHIDSYNRVIEQEAESGGIIELTDLVDDDEAEPLRRHEHMPKIVVIIDELADLMMTVGRHVEEPITRLAQKARAAGIHLICATQRPSVDVITGLIKANFPARLSFQVTARVDSRTILDSIGAERLLGGGDMLFLPPGQARVQRLHGAYVSEAEIRKVVGYAKQQDRPCYAMELLEGKDDEDGGGEDDEYNDEMYDQAVRLVTESRQASISWVQRRLRVGYNRAARMIERMEREGVISPGEGGRPREVLAQALED; this is translated from the coding sequence GTGGGCGCACGCAGTGGAGCGGCAGTAAGGCCGGTGGAAGAGCCGGGCTCGGCCCAACGACTGAACGAGGTGGCGGGCGTGGTCGTGTTCGCACTGGCGGCGTTCGCACTCTTGAGCCTGCTGTCGTTCCAGGCGGGACAGCCGCGCGCCAATCTGGGCGGCCCGATCGGCTACGGTATCGGCAGCCTGCTGATGCCGGCACTCGGCCGCGCCGCCTTCCTGCTGCCGGTCTATCTCGTGGCTCTGGGATGGCGCTTGCTACGTTCCGGGTTTGCGGAACTGTCGATCGTCCGGCTCGCCGCGGCGTGCACTGCCCTCGGCAGCGTGGCGGTGACCCTGGGACTGCTGAACCCGACCGCGGAGGTGATACGCGCCGGCGGCTGGTTCGGCGGTTTCGTCGCCACCATCTTGCGGGAGGGATTCGGCGCCGTCGGTGCGGTCGTCGTGACGGGAGCATCGTGCGTGCTGTCGTTTATGTTCTCGACGCGCTGGACACTGCAGGCCGGCGCCTCGGCCCTGACCGTCCGCGCGCGCGCAGCAGTCGATCGACTGCGCGGCAGCGGCAGCGACGGGGAACCGCCCGCGTCCGCCCCGGAGCGCAGTGCGGCCAACCGCAAGCGCTCGCCGACCGGAAAGGGCACGGCGCCCTTGATCGTTTTGCGCGACGCACCCGAGCCGCTCCCGTCTTCCCGCACGACGCGGGAGTCGCCGCAACCGTCCCTGCCGTTTGCCGGTGACGGCGATTACGACCTGCCACCGCTCAGTCTGCTCGACGAACCGAAACACAGCGGCGTTCGCATCGAGGAGGAGACGCTGCGCAAGAGCTCCGAGATCCTGGAAGCGAAGCTCGCCAACTTCGGCATAGAGGGACGCGTCGTAGCGGTACGCCCCGGGCCGGTGATCACCACCTTCGAGATCGAGCCGGCCCCCGGCGTTAAGGTCAATCGGATCACCAATCTGCAGGACGACCTTGCCATGGCACTGCGCGCCGTGGGCGTACGCATCCTGGCTCCCGTCCCCGGCAAGGCCGTGGTCGGCATCGAGGTCGCCAACAAGGATCGCGAACACGTCTTCCTTACCGAGATCCTCGAGAGCGAGCCCTTTGCCCACTCGGCTTCGAAGCTGACCCTCGCGCTGGGCAAGGACAGTGCCGGCAACCCGGTAGTCGCCGACCTCGCACGCATGCCGCACCTCCTGATGGCTGGAGCGACGGGCACCGGCAAGTCCGTGTCGATCAACGCCATGATCATGAGCGTGCTCTTCAAGGCTACACCGCGCGATGTCCGCTTCGTGCTCATAGACCTCAAGATGCTCGAGCTCTCGCTCTACGAGGACCTTCCGCACCTGTTGGTTCCCGTGGTGACCGACCCCAAGAAGGCGGTCATTGTCTTGAAGAACCTCGTCGAACAAATGGACGAACGCTACCGGCTCTTGAAAGAGAAAGGGGTGCGCCACATCGACAGCTACAACCGCGTGATCGAGCAGGAGGCGGAATCGGGCGGGATCATCGAGCTCACTGACCTTGTGGACGACGACGAAGCCGAGCCGCTCCGGCGTCACGAGCACATGCCGAAGATCGTCGTCATCATCGACGAGCTGGCCGACCTCATGATGACCGTCGGGCGCCACGTCGAGGAGCCGATCACGCGCCTGGCGCAGAAGGCCCGTGCGGCCGGCATTCACCTGATCTGCGCCACGCAGCGGCCGTCGGTGGACGTTATCACGGGTCTCATCAAGGCAAACTTCCCGGCGCGCCTCTCGTTTCAGGTGACGGCGCGCGTGGACTCGCGCACCATTCTCGACTCCATCGGCGCCGAACGGCTGCTCGGCGGCGGTGACATGCTGTTCCTGCCGCCCGGTCAGGCGCGGGTGCAACGGTTGCACGGTGCGTACGTCTCGGAGGCCGAGATTCGCAAGGTGGTGGGCTACGCCAAGCAGCAGGATCGGCCCTGCTACGCGATGGAACTCCTCGAGGGCAAGGACGACGAGGACGGAGGCGGCGAGGATGACGAATACAACGACGAGATGTACGACCAGGCCGTGCGCCTCGTTACCGAGAGCCGCCAGGCGTCGATTTCGTGGGTGCAGCGCCGCCTGCGGGTCGGATACAACCGGGCGGCGCGGATGATCGAACGCATGGAGCGCGAGGGAGTCATAAGTCCCGGCGAAGGAGGCCGCCCCCGTGAAGTTCTCGCGCAGGCGCTGGAGGATTGA
- a CDS encoding outer membrane lipoprotein carrier protein LolA — protein MTRICAGSLATLLLATVAAAAGPDADSVVRKVQQRYDETRDFTADVVQATTVASLGKTVTAEGTMVFKKPGRMRFELGGDAAQIMVADGTTLWLYQPEERQVLKTPFDAAFRATTPVSFLTGVGRIADNFSASLAPPDAAENALVLDLTPRKANGGVGKLRLYVARDNYDIRGAEVHDPQGNVSRLTFTRMRRNVGVDDDRFVFQVPPGVDVVTAPLPE, from the coding sequence GTGACTCGTATCTGCGCCGGCTCGTTGGCGACGCTCCTGCTCGCCACTGTGGCAGCGGCCGCCGGCCCGGACGCCGACAGCGTCGTGCGCAAGGTTCAGCAGCGCTACGACGAAACGCGCGATTTCACCGCCGACGTCGTCCAGGCGACAACCGTGGCCAGTCTCGGCAAGACCGTGACCGCCGAAGGAACCATGGTGTTCAAGAAACCGGGCCGCATGCGTTTCGAGCTCGGAGGCGACGCGGCGCAAATCATGGTCGCCGACGGGACGACCCTGTGGCTCTATCAACCGGAGGAGCGCCAGGTGTTGAAGACGCCCTTCGATGCGGCGTTTCGCGCCACCACGCCGGTGTCGTTCCTCACCGGAGTCGGCCGTATCGCGGACAACTTCTCCGCGAGCCTCGCGCCGCCTGACGCGGCCGAAAACGCGCTTGTCCTCGATCTCACGCCCCGCAAGGCGAACGGCGGGGTCGGAAAGCTGCGGCTGTACGTCGCGCGAGACAACTACGACATCCGCGGCGCCGAGGTGCACGACCCCCAGGGCAACGTCAGTCGCCTGACCTTCACGCGTATGCGTCGCAACGTCGGCGTTGACGACGACCGCTTCGTATTCCAGGTGCCGCCGGGAGTCGATGTCGTCACCGCACCGTTGCCCGAATGA